TCCCTGATATTTTAGCAAATAGTTGAATGACGGGATGGACGCTCGAAATAAGAATTTCCATCACGCGTGATGACTTCTCAGTTGCTACTTCAAGGGCAATCATATTACCGTAAGCAATGACAGAAAAATAAATAACCACGACAAGAATATTAACTAAAAATCGAGCTGTATTTAGTTCAGTCTCTGTTTTAGCTGTTTCACTTAATGCTTCAATATTGAATGATACAGGGGTATGTAAGATATGTAATTGTGCCTCTTCAATCCCTAATTTTTCTGTAGCTCTGGCTACTTTTACAAGTTGCAACGCCTGTTCCAATTGTTGAGCTGTCCCTTGATCTGCCATTGTGAGCGCACGATAATTGGCTTCTGGAAGGCCTGCTTCGTTCAACGTTAATAAGAGCAACCCATCCCACTTCCCATCAATCACTTCCTGTTCTGCTTGAGAGATGGTTAATTCTATTTTTTCAAGAGTATAGTCATCTGCATATACAGTCGACTCTTCTTCAAGTTCAAAATAAAGCACCTCCTCCTCTGCTATGACAGCAATTTTATCTACTTTTTCCTCCTCGACAAACGCTATTATACGGTCGATGTTCGTAATACCACCTACAACAAATAAGGTGAGGAGCGTAGAAAAAATAAAAGATTTGGATAACACTTTGTATCGAAACGTATGTAGCATAATAATGAAAAATTTAGTCATAAGAAGCTCCCGCCTTCTCAATAAAAATATCATGTAATGACGGTTCTTCCAGATGAAATTTCCGAACAAACCCACGTCCTTGTATAAGCTTAAATAGTTGCTGCGACACTTCCTCGCTTGCTACTTGTAATTCTAGTCCACCAGTATGTGCTTTCCAGTTAATCACACCATCTACTTTTGTGAGAAAAGACAAATCAAAATCTGCTAAAACGCTCACACTTTTCTTACCAAAATCCCGTTTAATATCTAGCAAACGGCCTGAAACAACAGGTTTTCCATCATGGAGAATACAGAGATTTTCACATAGCTCCTCAACATGTTCCATTCTGTGTGAGGAAAATAAAATCGTTTTACCTTCTTCTTTTAAATCCTTCACCGCATTTTTTAATAGTTCAACATTCAGGGGATCTAAACCACTAAAAGGCTCATCAAGAATAAGTAATTCGGGAGAATGAATAACTGACGTAATAAATTGCACTTTCTGTTGATTACCTTTTGACAGCTCACCGACTTTTTTGTTAATATAATCGCTAATTTTAAACTTTTTGGCCCATTTCTCAAGCTCTAATAAGATCTCGTGCTTTTTCATCCCTTTCAATCTACCCAAGTATATAAGCTGCTGCTTAACCGTCAGCTTTGGATATAAGCCTCTCTCTTCCGGCAAGTACCCGATTAAATGACTAGTATGGTAGTTTAAGGCCTGTCCTTTCCATGTTATGTCACCTTCTGTCTGAGCAATTAAACCTAGTATCATCCGAAACGTCGTTGTTTTACCAGCTCCATTCACCCCTAGTATGCCAAACATCTGATTTTTTTCAATATGCAATGTAAGATTATCAACAGCAACCGTATCATTATATATTTTAGAAACGTTTAATAATTTTAATGACATTCATATTCCTCTCCTTCTCCTTTAACATATCAAAAAAAATGACCTTCTTGCTATATGTTTATTATCCGGCAGACCATATTAATGGAAAAGTCATGAGTTTTATATAAACTGCTAGTTATGGCTTTGGAAAAGCGAAGTATCAACTTTAATAACCTCTTCGGCTAACAATTATGAAAGGGTAACAACATAATGACGTTGCCCCCCCCCCTTTGTAGTCACAACAGACAAAAAATCGCCTGTCCTTTCAAAACTCTAAAAGGGCGGCGATTTGTATGTCACGTTTTGCTTTCATAGACGCATATTTATAAGAAAGGGTTATTTCTCAGAAACATATCAGCGTATAAATCAATTGTGAGTGTTTCAAATATAGCATAACCAGCAAACACGATTATCACTGCAAAAATTGGATCAAAGCTTACTTTCGTTTCATCTCGTAATGTAAGTAATGCAACAATCGCCGCCATATATAGTCCAATCGTAATAAGCATATCCAAAATCAGGATTAACTGTAACATACCAGTAAAATTAAGGATAAAATAAGCGGCAGTTACTACTATTATGACTGTATAAAGAGTGCCATAGCGAGCCACCACATCGTGAAAAGAAATCGTTTCTGCTTTCATCACAAATTTTAAAACAGCGAATAATAAAGCAGCTACCACTAATGATGATATAATAAGATAGAAAAATGGCTGGATGAAATAGTCAACAAAACTTACATTTGATGATATATATGCGTTAGAACGATTAACCAAATAACTACTTAATGCGAACAATAATGCATAAACAGCAATATTAATGTAGCCGAAAATGAAATCACTCGGGCGGTTTTCTACACTTCGTGCCAGTGGTGCCTTGAGCGATTGCAAAAAGAAGTTCCAATAGTTTGCCGCTGTTTCTTTTGTTTTTTCTACATATTCGTTTGCTTGTTTACTACTCGTTGACTCCTCAACCGAAGCTTCAACAACATCATCGCTTTCAGCTGTAGTTGCAGCTGTTTCTTCTTTTTCAAAAGCTTCAAGAGAACGATCTACTCCTTCATTCCCCTCAAGTGATTCACCACAATTCGTACAAAATTTGTCCTCAGTCTTTACCTCATAGTCACATTTTTGACACGTCATCTAATCTCTCCCTATTTTTATATCAATTTATAATTACAACACTCAATCGCAGTCTCTCCCTATTGACATATCGAATATAAAAAAGTCATTAGCCATTGCTTTTATTGAGTGATTGGAATTAGGTACCTAGCTATTTCTGTATGTTGAAACACGTTTTATAAGCACAAAGGTTTCAGAAACAACATAAATTATGCAATTCGATCGTTGTATAAGGAAATTATTATGTAGTTAAGTATCATATTCCCATTTCAACATAACACTTTACAATTATACTATAAGTTTCAGTAATTAAAAGTTCTTTAACTAAAATAGTATTATTTACCTCTAAAACGTTATTTATTATAAAAATAGGTATTTAAAACTAGACTTAAATGCCTATTCATATAAAAATAGAAACATGCCTTATTCTCACTTATGCGATGCTATCAATTCGTCATATTCTTATGTACCCCTTTAACAGAAAATCCTTTTTTTAACTTTTATCTCACACTTAAGGGGCAGTAAAACCCCCACCTGAAAACTTAAGAAGATCGAAAAGTTTAGGTCGAGGATAAACTGCTCCTAAAGGTCAGATAAGTTAAACTAACAATCAGTGGGGGGTGAAAGAAAACTCCCACGGATTGAAGCTTAGCATTATATCTTTCTTAAGATCCTAATATGTTATTCATTTCTTCATTTTTTTGAATATTTTTATTTCAAACTTTAACTTAATGGAGTCCATCCCCTTTTGTATAGCAACAAAATTCGTACAAAGGGATGAGGGACGCCCTCCTCATTTTATGCTTTACCTTGAGAGTAGAAAGTTCCTGTTATTTTATTAAGAAGTTGGGCTTTATCATTATGTATTGTGCATTCAACAAATTGAACATGTCCACCTTTCCTAATAAATGACGCTTTTGCAGTGAGGGTACCTGATGTAGCTGTTTTTATAAATTGTGTTTTTAACTCAAGAGTGACTGACGGCTCGTTATTAAAAGCGGCGCACAAATGCCCCATAGCTGTATCAGCAATATAGGCCATGATACCTCCGTGTATATAGCCAAGTTGATTGTACATAACGTCCGTAATAGGGACGACTAATGTAACAGTTTCCTCCTTTTCATCATAAATGAATTCAAAATCCATAAGTGAATATAAAAATAAGTCGGGGCTCGCATTATTATGAGCTTGAACCGCTTTTTTCGTTTTATTTATCATTATTTTCTCATCCATTTGTTCCACTCCTTTTTTACACATCTTCTTTCATTATAACGCGAGAGAATGAAAAAAAGGAAAGCCGTCCTTATAGAATCTACTACAAAAACTGAAAAGTCAGTGCTGTCTAGTTTGACAAGCACTGACTGAATAAAATTGATTACTAACGGCTATTATTAAAAAAGGAGGCGTGTAAATGTACATGTCCTCCCTGTCAAACATTCGTATATTAAAGGGATGTCTATCTCAATTCTCTTACATGATTATCTACACGGAGTTGTTTTCTGAACACTTCTTTAACCATATACCCTACACCATTCTGATCATTCGAACGCGTAATCCAATTAGCAGCATCCTTTACTATCTCTGGGGCATCACCGATGGCTACCCCCAACCCCGCTAACTGTATCATATCCTTATCTCTTATATCCGCTCCTACAGCAACCATTTCATCTGGTGAGATTCCGAGTTTGCTACCGAGATACTGCAGGGCAAGAGCCTTTGACGCATTTTCATGGGTAATAGATAATGCCCCTTCTTTATTACTTACAAGCTTTATCCCTTTAACAGTTTCTTGTAATTCGTCAAAAGCGTCTTCTTTTTCTCGTTTGTTCCAAAAATGTACTTTAATATTTAATACACTTAAGGGCTGATCAATTAATCGATGACTTGGTGATTCAACATAGTATACTGGGTAAAACAATGGATCAGTCAATTGCATTTGCATTCTGCCGATCAATTGATTTTTTTGACGAGTTTTATTAGCAATCACATATTTTTCATGGAATAACCGGAAATGACAATGATAATTTTCAAGAATATCAACAATTTGATAAACAGTATCAGCACTTATTCTCCGCTCAAATATAGGCTCTTTCACATCGGCTGCTAAAAATGCCCCCTCGTGTGTGATCAAGAAAGGTGCAGGTAATTTTAATGTTTTGGCTATCTTTCTTGCTGATAAGAAAGCTCTTCCTGTTGCAAGGGTTATATAAACACCCTTTTCTTTGACATAATCAATAGCTTCCTTTGTCTCCTTTGTTAATCGAAAATTCGATTTTAAAAGGGTGTCATCGATGTCTAACGCAAGTAAGCGATATGCCATGGTTGTATCCCCCTTAATTCAGTGTTGATACTATATATGAGCGGCAACGAATGATTAGAACAAAAGGCACCCCGTATTTGACGGGATGCCTTTATGAAACAGTTTTATTTTTTGCTGATTAGCCTTCTTGGTCCACACCATATAGTTCTTCTAATGGCTCAGTAATAATTTTATTTAATTCACCAACCATTTGACTCATCCGCTGTTCTTCTTCCATTAACTTTGAGATAACATCATGTTGCTGAACGAGTTCAAATTGCTTCTGAGCACTTTGAATTTCTTCTTCAGAGATTTGTTCACCTTGCATTTGTTTTTGTTGAAGTTCCATTTGAACTTGGCGGAAATTATCGAGCATGCGCTTAGCAACCTCATCATTGTTTACTTCATTGTGTAAGTTGCGGAGCTTTGTGAACTCCTCGCTCTCTTTTAATTCGCGTGCCAACTCATTTGCTTTGTCGTAAGGGTTTCCCATTTCAATTGTCCTCCTTAAAGTTATATGTATGTGTTCATACATCACAGTCCATCTAGCTTAAATTTCAACATACCTTGGACTCTTAAACGACTATAACATGAATGAACTACAATTTCATACCGTGACGGATATTCAGATGAAAAAAAGCACGATAATCCCTTGAAAAAAACCAACTATACCACCAATAACAGCACCAAGAATAGCAATCATCTTTAACTCCCGTTTCGCTATCATAAGAAGCATGTCCTCTAACCTCGCTATTGGAAAAGCATTTACTTCAGCGGTTACAATATCTTTAATCCCAATTTTTTTTATAAACGCTTTTAAATAGCGAGATAAGATAAGCGAAACCGTTGTCATGACGGAGGGAA
The DNA window shown above is from Salipaludibacillus agaradhaerens and carries:
- a CDS encoding YlbF family regulator — protein: MGNPYDKANELARELKESEEFTKLRNLHNEVNNDEVAKRMLDNFRQVQMELQQKQMQGEQISEEEIQSAQKQFELVQQHDVISKLMEEEQRMSQMVGELNKIITEPLEELYGVDQEG
- a CDS encoding Cof-type HAD-IIB family hydrolase, which codes for MAYRLLALDIDDTLLKSNFRLTKETKEAIDYVKEKGVYITLATGRAFLSARKIAKTLKLPAPFLITHEGAFLAADVKEPIFERRISADTVYQIVDILENYHCHFRLFHEKYVIANKTRQKNQLIGRMQMQLTDPLFYPVYYVESPSHRLIDQPLSVLNIKVHFWNKREKEDAFDELQETVKGIKLVSNKEGALSITHENASKALALQYLGSKLGISPDEMVAVGADIRDKDMIQLAGLGVAIGDAPEIVKDAANWITRSNDQNGVGYMVKEVFRKQLRVDNHVRELR
- a CDS encoding ABC transporter ATP-binding protein produces the protein MSLKLLNVSKIYNDTVAVDNLTLHIEKNQMFGILGVNGAGKTTTFRMILGLIAQTEGDITWKGQALNYHTSHLIGYLPEERGLYPKLTVKQQLIYLGRLKGMKKHEILLELEKWAKKFKISDYINKKVGELSKGNQQKVQFITSVIHSPELLILDEPFSGLDPLNVELLKNAVKDLKEEGKTILFSSHRMEHVEELCENLCILHDGKPVVSGRLLDIKRDFGKKSVSVLADFDLSFLTKVDGVINWKAHTGGLELQVASEEVSQQLFKLIQGRGFVRKFHLEEPSLHDIFIEKAGASYD
- a CDS encoding zinc ribbon domain-containing protein; amino-acid sequence: MTCQKCDYEVKTEDKFCTNCGESLEGNEGVDRSLEAFEKEETAATTAESDDVVEASVEESTSSKQANEYVEKTKETAANYWNFFLQSLKAPLARSVENRPSDFIFGYINIAVYALLFALSSYLVNRSNAYISSNVSFVDYFIQPFFYLIISSLVVAALLFAVLKFVMKAETISFHDVVARYGTLYTVIIVVTAAYFILNFTGMLQLILILDMLITIGLYMAAIVALLTLRDETKVSFDPIFAVIIVFAGYAIFETLTIDLYADMFLRNNPFL
- a CDS encoding PaaI family thioesterase, with the translated sequence MDEKIMINKTKKAVQAHNNASPDLFLYSLMDFEFIYDEKEETVTLVVPITDVMYNQLGYIHGGIMAYIADTAMGHLCAAFNNEPSVTLELKTQFIKTATSGTLTAKASFIRKGGHVQFVECTIHNDKAQLLNKITGTFYSQGKA
- a CDS encoding ABC transporter permease, with product MTKFFIIMLHTFRYKVLSKSFIFSTLLTLFVVGGITNIDRIIAFVEEEKVDKIAVIAEEEVLYFELEEESTVYADDYTLEKIELTISQAEQEVIDGKWDGLLLLTLNEAGLPEANYRALTMADQGTAQQLEQALQLVKVARATEKLGIEEAQLHILHTPVSFNIEALSETAKTETELNTARFLVNILVVVIYFSVIAYGNMIALEVATEKSSRVMEILISSVHPVIQLFAKISGIALLGIVQFLLILVVGVASIRENIVSGGVVSDLLSVEEVPLSILFYAFIFFVLGYLFYATISAVLGSLVSRIEDVNQLITPLTLIIVVAFLISMFGLTSPDSTIVTIASYIPFFTPMVMFLRFGMLDLPIWEMILGISLLVISISVLGIIGARIYKGGVLLYGKTSSLKDIKQALVLGKKNKPR